One window of Quercus robur chromosome 12, dhQueRobu3.1, whole genome shotgun sequence genomic DNA carries:
- the LOC126708819 gene encoding uncharacterized protein LOC126708819, with the protein MAVTVRLMATMVALLGIISFIIGVIAENKKPAAGTPIQGKDVVICKYPSDPTVVLGYLSAAFLIATTVVGYFSLFYPYKGKSVPQGALFRSTSFVVFFNIAILTAGLAGALLLWPTITEQLHLSRNVHRNLNTDCPTAKTGLLGGGAFLSLDSSLLWLVALMLADNAREDYLEEHEKDRVGHEAAKGTV; encoded by the exons ATGGCTGTTACTGTGAGACTCATGGCTACGATGGTAGCATTACTTGGTATAATTTCCTTCATAATTGGTGTCATTGCTGAAAACAAGAAG CCAGCAGCTGGAACTCCAATCCAAGGGAAAGATGTTGTTATCTGCAAGTATCCATCTGATCCAACTgtggttttggggtatttgTCTGCAGCATTTCTCATTGCGACTACTGTGGTTGGGTATTTCTCCCTGTTCTACCCTTACAAAGGAAAATCTGTTCCACAAGGTGCTTTGTTTAGAAGCACCAGTTTTGTGGTATTCTTCAACATTGCCAT ACTTACTGCTGGCTTAGCTGGAGCACTGCTCTTATGGCCAACAATCACAGAGCAACTTCACCTGTCACGCAATGTTCATCGCAATCTCAACACAGATTGCCCAACTGCCAAGACTGGTCTCCTCGGCGGTGGTGCTTTTTTATCCCTTGATTCATCCCTGCTCTGGTTGGTCGCCCTTATGTTAGCTGACAATGCTCGAGAGGACTACCTTGAAGAACATGAAAAGGATCGTGTGGGTCATGAGGCTGCAAAGGGCACAGTGTGA